A stretch of Bacillota bacterium DNA encodes these proteins:
- a CDS encoding NAD(P)H-dependent glycerol-3-phosphate dehydrogenase, producing MKGEWAVLGAGSWGTALACLLAMSGLPVRLWARRPELARDIDISRQNVHYLPGIHLPEQLLATADLGIALEGRSHVIVAVPSQHLRVVGRMALSCMSPGTLVLTASKGIEVPTLMRMSEVLSEELQGLVAGVAAISGPNFAEEVARQVPTATVVASPDLEVARTFQRSLMAPHFRVYTNTDIVGVEIGGALKNIYAIGAGLIDGMGLGHNTRAAFMTRALSELVRLGLALGARPSTFSGLSGMGDLVLTATGNLSRNRQCGMELGKGRRLRDILENSRMVVEGVETTRAASSLARRHGVEMPIVQGVYAILFQDADPASVLQDLMTRDPKAEMEDLPAEH from the coding sequence GTGAAGGGGGAATGGGCAGTCCTAGGTGCCGGGTCCTGGGGCACAGCCTTGGCGTGCCTCTTAGCGATGAGCGGCTTGCCTGTAAGACTCTGGGCCCGCAGGCCAGAACTGGCCCGGGACATTGACATTTCCCGGCAAAACGTTCACTACCTTCCCGGCATCCACCTGCCAGAGCAACTACTTGCCACCGCCGATCTAGGCATCGCCCTTGAGGGCCGGTCCCACGTCATCGTTGCCGTGCCTTCCCAGCACCTACGTGTCGTTGGCCGGATGGCACTCTCCTGCATGTCCCCAGGTACACTTGTTCTCACCGCCAGCAAGGGCATCGAGGTGCCCACACTCATGAGAATGAGCGAGGTGCTATCCGAGGAGCTCCAGGGCTTGGTTGCCGGCGTGGCCGCCATCTCGGGACCGAACTTCGCGGAAGAGGTAGCCCGCCAGGTGCCCACGGCCACCGTTGTTGCCTCCCCGGACCTCGAGGTGGCACGGACCTTCCAGAGGTCCCTCATGGCTCCTCACTTCAGGGTGTACACCAACACCGATATCGTCGGGGTGGAGATAGGGGGGGCGCTGAAGAACATCTACGCCATCGGCGCCGGCCTCATTGACGGCATGGGGCTGGGACACAATACCCGGGCGGCCTTCATGACCAGGGCCCTGTCAGAGCTCGTGCGCTTGGGACTTGCCCTGGGTGCCAGGCCTTCGACCTTCTCGGGCCTCTCCGGCATGGGTGATCTCGTCCTGACGGCCACTGGAAACCTGAGCCGGAATCGCCAGTGCGGGATGGAACTGGGCAAGGGACGGAGGCTCAGGGACATCCTGGAGAACAGCCGCATGGTAGTGGAGGGCGTTGAGACTACCAGGGCTGCATCTAGCCTAGCCCGGCGGCACGGGGTGGAGATGCCCATTGTGCAGGGGGTCTATGCCATCCTCTTT